One part of the Pseudoalteromonas ulvae UL12 genome encodes these proteins:
- a CDS encoding tRNA (adenine(22)-N(1))-methyltransferase: protein MKISKRIKCIEQHIQDHYQHIWDCCCDHGFLGGLLLETKRAPHIHFVDIVPSIMIQLERQLEQFFPLNTPSGTSWHVHCQDVASIDLQAFKHDAHLVVIAGVGGELTAHLVKHISHAHPEINLEFLLCPVNHSYKLRHTLINARLGLKSELLIEEKQRFYEVIHVSSCSAKPISPVGDGLWQSNEAAQHHYLTKLLKHYKKSSQQSSLDNDAYLAYQSLYHQLNNAL, encoded by the coding sequence ATGAAAATCAGTAAACGAATTAAGTGTATTGAACAACATATTCAAGACCATTATCAACACATATGGGATTGCTGCTGTGATCATGGCTTTTTAGGCGGATTATTACTCGAAACAAAACGCGCACCTCATATTCACTTTGTGGATATTGTGCCCAGTATTATGATCCAGCTCGAACGCCAACTCGAACAGTTCTTTCCTCTCAACACTCCTAGTGGTACATCTTGGCATGTTCACTGCCAAGATGTCGCAAGCATCGACCTTCAAGCGTTTAAACATGACGCGCATTTAGTTGTGATTGCAGGTGTTGGCGGGGAGTTAACGGCACATTTAGTCAAACATATCAGCCATGCTCACCCAGAGATTAATCTTGAGTTTTTACTTTGCCCAGTTAACCACTCTTATAAGCTCAGACACACTTTGATAAATGCTCGCCTTGGCCTAAAGAGCGAATTGTTAATCGAAGAAAAACAACGTTTTTATGAAGTCATTCACGTCAGTTCGTGTTCTGCAAAGCCCATCAGCCCTGTGGGTGATGGGCTGTGGCAATCAAACGAGGCTGCGCAGCACCACTACCTCACTAAACTCCTTAAACACTATAAAAAAAGTAGCCAGCAAAGCTCATTAGATAATGATGCTTATCTTGCGTATCAATCGCTCTATCATCAGCTTAACAACGCCCTTTAG
- a CDS encoding glycosyltransferase — MKKVLVIGYVWPEPNSSAAGYHMMSLLKLFRQQNWQVEFASPAQTTEHMVNLADEGITQQTISLNCDSFNDYITAFNPDIVMFDRFMMEEQFGWRVDKYCPHAIKILDTEDLQCLRDARLQAHKQQRPFTPADLHSDLAKREIAAILRCDLSLIISSFEMQLLNDVFHINPQLLHHLPFMVSADKVPSNTLEFEQRQHFMTIGNFRHAPNWDAVLYLQQIWPLIKKQLPHAELHIYGSYPPPKATALHNPKTGFLIKGWAENAYQVMEQAKVCLAPIRFGAGIKGKLLDAMIMGTPSVTTSIGAEGMHSQLPWGGAIADELSHFADAAVSLYQDADLWHKAQQQSKQILNTFYQADVLGPNLIQRIEQLNANMAAHRHENFLGAMLKHHTMASTKYMSQWITEKNKKVIN; from the coding sequence ATGAAAAAAGTGCTTGTCATTGGCTATGTGTGGCCTGAACCTAATTCGTCCGCTGCCGGATACCATATGATGTCCTTGCTGAAATTATTCAGACAGCAAAACTGGCAGGTCGAATTTGCCTCACCAGCCCAAACAACCGAGCATATGGTGAACCTTGCTGACGAAGGCATTACTCAACAAACCATTAGCCTCAACTGTGATAGTTTCAATGACTATATTACGGCATTCAATCCAGATATCGTGATGTTCGATCGTTTTATGATGGAAGAACAGTTTGGTTGGCGAGTCGACAAATATTGCCCTCATGCCATTAAAATTTTAGATACTGAAGATTTGCAGTGCTTGCGCGATGCTCGCCTTCAAGCGCATAAACAACAACGCCCATTTACTCCGGCTGATTTACATAGTGATCTCGCTAAGCGCGAAATAGCCGCGATTTTACGTTGTGATCTGTCCTTAATCATCTCAAGTTTTGAAATGCAATTACTAAACGATGTGTTTCATATTAATCCGCAACTTTTACACCATTTACCTTTTATGGTCAGCGCAGACAAAGTGCCTTCTAACACTCTTGAATTTGAACAAAGACAGCACTTTATGACCATTGGTAACTTTCGCCATGCGCCAAATTGGGATGCAGTGCTCTATTTACAGCAAATTTGGCCACTGATAAAAAAACAATTACCCCATGCTGAGCTGCATATTTATGGCTCTTACCCGCCCCCCAAAGCAACCGCGCTGCATAATCCCAAAACAGGATTTCTGATTAAAGGATGGGCCGAAAACGCCTATCAAGTGATGGAACAAGCCAAAGTGTGCCTTGCTCCGATTCGATTTGGTGCAGGTATCAAAGGTAAATTACTCGATGCAATGATAATGGGCACCCCAAGTGTGACCACCTCTATCGGAGCAGAGGGCATGCACAGTCAATTACCTTGGGGTGGCGCAATTGCAGACGAGCTCAGCCACTTTGCTGATGCCGCGGTATCTTTATATCAAGATGCTGACCTTTGGCACAAAGCCCAGCAACAGAGCAAGCAGATACTCAATACATTTTATCAAGCTGATGTTCTTGGGCCCAACCTTATCCAGCGCATTGAACAACTTAATGCCAATATGGCGGCGCATCGCCATGAAAATTTTCTCGGTGCTATGCTCAAACATCATACGATGGCGAGCACAAAGTATATGTCTCAGTGGATAACTGAAAAAAATAAGAAAGTCATCAATTAA
- a CDS encoding ribonuclease H family protein yields the protein MSKKFYVVWQGIKPGIYQNWADAKQQIDGQKNAQFMGFTSEQEAKKAFSAPYSHALKARSKTAPTTKKSPAHVDKAKSAHPIHIYSDGACSPNPGKSGTGIAIYQQGTLTDLWYGLYNANGTNNTAELLGLLMAFRMAENFISRGLTVDVLSDSKYSIDCITKWAAGWQKKGWTRGKGEEIKNLPLIQECFALYLTLKDKISVSYVKGHANIEGNELADRMAVYARNQKQVELIPYKASLDIQTILAMPSG from the coding sequence ATGAGTAAGAAATTTTATGTGGTGTGGCAAGGCATAAAACCAGGGATTTATCAAAACTGGGCCGATGCAAAGCAGCAAATTGATGGGCAAAAAAACGCTCAGTTTATGGGTTTCACGTCTGAGCAAGAAGCCAAAAAAGCATTCAGCGCACCTTATAGTCACGCGCTCAAAGCCCGTAGCAAAACCGCCCCGACAACGAAGAAATCACCTGCCCATGTCGACAAAGCAAAGTCTGCACACCCGATCCACATTTACAGTGATGGCGCATGCTCGCCAAACCCTGGTAAATCTGGAACAGGCATTGCTATCTACCAACAAGGAACACTGACTGATTTATGGTATGGGTTATACAATGCCAATGGCACAAATAATACCGCTGAGTTATTAGGTCTCTTGATGGCTTTTCGTATGGCTGAAAATTTTATCAGTCGAGGTTTGACTGTAGATGTACTGTCTGACTCTAAATATTCCATTGATTGTATTACAAAATGGGCCGCTGGTTGGCAAAAAAAAGGCTGGACTCGCGGTAAAGGAGAAGAAATTAAAAACCTGCCTCTGATTCAAGAATGCTTTGCGCTTTACCTAACACTTAAAGATAAAATCAGTGTCAGTTATGTCAAAGGCCATGCCAATATCGAAGGCAATGAACTCGCTGATAGAATGGCTGTTTATGCAAGAAATCAAAAACAAGTCGAATTAATTCCCTATAAAGCAAGTTTAGATATTCAAACAATCCTTGCGATGCCTTCTGGTTAA
- a CDS encoding TMEM143 family protein, whose translation MINQLATMIKPVNAPENYIPLTKVDIKSLCQESLPAECHAEFSAFCLLLEHTLHYEHYQLLNTLKENYAPFDPNKDTLDLQQLTDEQRDVAQTHFNHAFTQVLNKANFEQITADDLTQALNEESLFKVRLEVNFDDFAHMVFYRRGEQQKTETIRSWWGLRKQTIQFTNYDRVAVYIQFKDAAYFAKTKRTLLGFEPGATIIKLFQNVPKADLEMLFPNSQVRMRPIDKLVIGGSAIIGGAVVLITKLGASLLLLFALFSYWFGLSDQPVTLNQQQLIALGIGCAIFGSFIFKEWSKFKNRKIKFMKALADNLYVKNLDNNAGVFHHLLDNAQDEEFKEALLAYSVLVKANRSMTAQEIDQSIEDWLKQKTGVDIDFEIDDALHKLTRLSLVIQQSEHFYAHPLSEANRILDTQWDKVFEF comes from the coding sequence ATGATCAATCAGCTAGCGACCATGATAAAGCCAGTAAACGCGCCAGAAAATTATATTCCATTGACGAAAGTAGACATAAAATCCCTTTGCCAAGAGTCCTTGCCCGCTGAATGTCATGCTGAATTCTCTGCATTTTGCTTGCTGTTAGAACACACCCTTCACTACGAACACTATCAATTACTCAATACACTGAAAGAAAATTATGCGCCTTTTGATCCAAACAAGGACACCCTCGATTTACAGCAATTAACTGATGAACAACGAGATGTGGCGCAAACACATTTCAATCATGCGTTTACCCAAGTGTTAAATAAAGCCAATTTTGAACAAATCACCGCGGATGACTTAACACAAGCTCTCAATGAAGAAAGCTTGTTTAAAGTCCGCCTAGAAGTCAATTTTGACGACTTTGCGCATATGGTTTTTTACCGTCGTGGTGAGCAACAAAAAACAGAAACCATCCGCTCATGGTGGGGATTGCGTAAACAAACAATCCAATTTACTAATTATGATCGGGTTGCTGTTTATATTCAGTTTAAAGATGCAGCCTATTTTGCCAAAACCAAACGCACATTACTTGGCTTTGAACCGGGTGCCACGATTATCAAATTATTTCAAAATGTGCCAAAAGCTGATTTAGAAATGCTGTTTCCTAACTCTCAAGTAAGAATGCGCCCCATTGATAAGCTGGTCATTGGTGGTTCAGCTATTATTGGTGGAGCCGTTGTATTAATTACTAAATTGGGCGCATCGTTATTATTACTGTTTGCGTTGTTTTCGTATTGGTTTGGTTTATCTGATCAGCCGGTCACTTTGAACCAACAACAATTAATCGCTCTTGGGATAGGCTGTGCTATTTTTGGCAGTTTTATTTTTAAAGAGTGGAGCAAGTTTAAAAACCGTAAAATTAAATTTATGAAAGCGCTTGCTGATAATTTATACGTAAAAAACTTAGATAATAACGCTGGTGTTTTTCATCATTTACTTGATAACGCACAAGATGAAGAATTTAAAGAAGCACTCCTTGCATATTCTGTGCTTGTAAAAGCGAATAGAAGCATGACCGCACAAGAAATTGATCAATCTATTGAAGATTGGCTCAAACAAAAGACCGGCGTAGATATTGACTTTGAAATTGATGATGCACTTCACAAACTCACCCGCTTATCATTAGTTATTCAACAATCCGAGCATTTTTATGCCCATCCACTCAGTGAGGCTAATCGTATTCTCGATACACAATGGGATAAGGTATTTGAATTTTAG
- a CDS encoding LacI family DNA-binding transcriptional regulator yields the protein MTEPHTKQKITIFDVAHEAGVSKSTVSLVLTDSDKTSDKTKHKVLAAIDKLGYVYNRDAASLRSKRSKIVGVLINDLTNPYSAQLAVGLERHLHQLGMLPMLINSDENYQRQKDTVRTLREYNVAAIIMCPAPGTETNWVDQLISSGLPVINIMREVPYSNAPTVLPDNQKGSHQATNHLINQGLKNIAFLGGTEDISDFHERLNGFHTAIKQANIDAGQCPVIQAPTNRQGGREGMNRLLEHHPQLQGVVCFSDVIAYGAIESLKTSQISVGDQIKIIGFDDLADSSLMSPALTTVRIDADEIGKRTCQVLSEILQGTQPPVRTLVDVNLKVRASG from the coding sequence ATGACTGAACCTCATACCAAGCAAAAAATCACTATTTTTGATGTTGCCCATGAAGCAGGTGTATCTAAATCCACCGTGTCATTGGTGTTAACTGACAGCGACAAAACATCCGATAAAACTAAACACAAAGTGCTCGCTGCCATTGATAAACTAGGGTATGTCTATAATCGTGATGCTGCCTCTTTACGCAGCAAACGCTCGAAAATTGTCGGGGTGTTAATCAACGATTTAACCAACCCCTACTCCGCTCAACTTGCTGTCGGTTTAGAGCGACACCTTCATCAACTAGGCATGTTACCTATGCTGATTAATAGTGATGAAAACTATCAGCGTCAAAAAGACACCGTGCGTACGTTACGTGAGTATAACGTCGCAGCCATAATTATGTGCCCAGCCCCTGGCACAGAAACCAACTGGGTTGATCAGTTAATTAGCTCCGGCTTACCTGTCATCAATATTATGCGAGAAGTGCCCTATTCAAATGCTCCAACTGTATTACCAGATAATCAAAAAGGCAGCCACCAAGCGACCAACCATCTGATTAATCAAGGGCTTAAAAATATTGCGTTTTTAGGTGGGACTGAAGATATTTCAGACTTTCATGAGCGACTCAATGGGTTTCATACCGCGATTAAACAAGCCAATATCGACGCAGGTCAATGCCCAGTGATTCAAGCACCCACGAATCGCCAAGGTGGCCGTGAAGGGATGAATCGTTTACTTGAGCACCATCCTCAATTACAAGGCGTTGTCTGTTTTAGCGATGTGATTGCGTACGGTGCCATTGAGAGCCTAAAAACCAGCCAGATCAGTGTCGGCGATCAAATTAAAATTATTGGCTTTGATGATTTGGCTGACTCAAGCTTAATGAGCCCAGCACTGACCACAGTTCGTATCGATGCAGACGAAATTGGTAAGCGTACTTGCCAAGTTTTATCCGAAATTTTACAAGGCACTCAACCTCCTGTTCGCACTTTAGTCGATGTGAACTTGAAAGTACGTGCCTCAGGTTAA
- a CDS encoding NUDIX hydrolase: protein MMLILRINRSIISLTTPFSDVLISFILATLLIIIETMQLLKQTRHPDAISCPASTVLRTATRAIVMRGEDILLLYTKRYDDYSLPGGGVNEGESLSDGLKRELAEETGASDIEILEEFGLYREWRPWHKAPYKTVQMDSYCYVCRIAETLAEAQFEAHEINNGMKALWINIHHAIAHNHHIIQHSDRKGLSIERETYLLELIASQLLKTGSA, encoded by the coding sequence ATGATGCTTATCTTGCGTATCAATCGCTCTATCATCAGCTTAACAACGCCCTTTAGCGATGTACTCATTTCATTTATACTGGCCACATTGTTGATTATTATTGAAACTATGCAATTACTTAAACAAACCCGCCATCCTGATGCGATTTCTTGCCCCGCATCAACAGTGCTGCGCACCGCTACCCGCGCGATTGTAATGCGAGGTGAGGACATATTACTTCTTTACACAAAACGGTATGACGATTATTCACTCCCAGGTGGAGGCGTGAACGAAGGCGAATCGCTATCTGATGGTCTAAAACGAGAACTGGCCGAAGAAACAGGCGCATCCGACATTGAGATATTAGAAGAATTTGGCTTATACCGTGAATGGCGACCTTGGCATAAAGCCCCCTACAAAACGGTGCAAATGGACTCTTATTGTTATGTGTGTCGCATTGCAGAGACCTTAGCAGAAGCGCAATTTGAGGCGCACGAAATTAATAATGGAATGAAAGCGTTATGGATTAACATTCACCATGCTATCGCTCACAATCATCACATTATCCAACACAGTGACCGTAAAGGACTCTCCATAGAACGCGAAACTTATTTGTTAGAGCTTATCGCTTCGCAGTTATTAAAAACAGGATCAGCATGA